From one Lycium ferocissimum isolate CSIRO_LF1 chromosome 5, AGI_CSIRO_Lferr_CH_V1, whole genome shotgun sequence genomic stretch:
- the LOC132057542 gene encoding CASP-like protein 4D1, protein MASSRAIINSILALRILTLLLCAASLALIVISMLRGSIKSQFRGIKSYRYVLAAAAGGILYSLIQLPFAMYHAVKEKRLIRGKFLPMFDFYGDKVIAFFLASGVGLGFGVSVELKVQDIERGEIIERGYIASGLLLAGFTTMAILTILTSTSNRKGRGF, encoded by the exons ATGGCATCATCAAGGGCTATAATCAATTCAATTCTTGCTCTTAGGATTTTAACTCTCTTGTTATGTGCTGCTTCCCTTGCACTAATAGTTATCAGTATGCTCCGCGGCAGCATCAAATCCCAATTCCGTGGTATCAAGAGCTATAG GTATGTGCTAGCTGCTGCAGCTGGTGGAATTTTATACTCATTGATTCAGCTGCCTTTCGCAATGTATCATGCTGTCAAAGAGAAGAGATTGATTAGAGGCAAATTTCTCCCAATGTTTGACTTCTATGGAGATAAG GTGATAGCATTTTTCTTGGCAAGCGGTGTTGGTTTGGGGTTTGGGGTAAGCGTTGAATTAAAAGTGCAAGATATAGAAAGAGGAGAAATCATTGAGAGGGGTTATATTGCAAGTGGTCTTTTGCTGGCTGGATTTACAACAATGGCTATACTCACAATTCTCACGTCCACGAGTAACCGCAAGGGAAGAGGCTTCTAG